The following are encoded in a window of Flavobacteriales bacterium genomic DNA:
- a CDS encoding LysR family transcriptional regulator, which produces MSVKNRLWLTAGHYTFLGKGRVALLKAIEKHGSISGAARSMNMSYLKAWKLVESMNDMSEVPLVIRTSGGKGGGGSVLTDHGKKMIQLFEHLHQRCEKFLKTELKEFMGRTMN; this is translated from the coding sequence GTGAGTGTAAAGAACCGGTTATGGCTTACTGCCGGCCATTACACTTTTCTCGGGAAAGGGAGGGTGGCTTTGCTGAAAGCTATTGAGAAGCACGGTTCCATTTCCGGGGCCGCCAGATCCATGAATATGTCCTATCTCAAAGCGTGGAAGTTGGTGGAGTCCATGAACGACATGTCCGAAGTCCCTTTGGTGATACGTACCTCCGGAGGGAAGGGCGGGGGAGGGTCGGTGCTGACGGATCACGGGAAAAAAATGATACAGCTTTTTGAACACCTCCATCAAAGATGTGAGAAGTTTCTGAAGACAGAGTTGAAGGAATTTATGGGCCGGACCATGAACTAA